Proteins encoded in a region of the Moritella marina ATCC 15381 genome:
- the glgC gene encoding glucose-1-phosphate adenylyltransferase codes for MSQGAHRYISNLTKDTYALILAGGRGSRLHELTDWRAKPAVFFGGKFRIIDFPLSNCINSGIRRVGIATQYKSHSLIRHVNRGWGHFKKELSESVEILPASQRYGNDWYSGTADAVFQNMDIIRAEMPKYVMILSGDHVYRMDYGDLIAKHVENGADMTVCCIEVPTEEAAGQFGVMTVDSDNRVKAFNEKPAQPNEIPGKPGQCLASMGNYVFNTEFLFEQLEKDATRETSDRDFGNDIIPSIIEGSDVFAFPFSDPDSDKQPYWRDVGTLDSFWEANMELVTPEPQLDLYDSSWPIWTYQEQLPPAKFVFDDDERRGMAVDSTVSGGCIISGSTIRKSLLFSNVHVHSYSTIEESVILPGADIGESCQLRRTIVDSKCVLPAGLIVGHDKEQDIANGFRVSPKGITLVTADMLKLMAAKQAKTALEKNAEQAIEKDVALV; via the coding sequence ATGTCACAAGGTGCACATCGTTATATTAGTAACTTAACTAAAGATACTTACGCCCTTATCCTTGCAGGTGGTCGAGGCAGTCGTTTACATGAGTTAACAGATTGGCGCGCAAAACCAGCGGTATTTTTTGGTGGTAAATTCCGCATTATCGATTTCCCATTATCTAATTGCATTAACTCTGGGATCCGTCGTGTTGGTATTGCTACACAGTACAAATCGCACTCATTAATCCGTCACGTAAACCGTGGTTGGGGACATTTCAAGAAAGAACTGTCTGAGTCTGTCGAGATCTTACCAGCATCACAACGTTACGGTAACGACTGGTATTCGGGTACTGCTGATGCGGTATTCCAGAACATGGATATTATCCGCGCAGAAATGCCTAAATACGTGATGATTTTATCAGGTGACCACGTTTACCGTATGGACTACGGTGATTTGATTGCTAAACACGTAGAAAACGGCGCTGACATGACAGTATGCTGCATCGAAGTACCAACAGAAGAAGCCGCTGGTCAATTTGGTGTGATGACGGTTGATAGTGATAATCGTGTTAAAGCATTTAATGAAAAACCAGCACAACCAAACGAGATCCCGGGTAAACCAGGTCAATGTTTAGCGTCAATGGGCAACTATGTATTTAATACTGAGTTCCTATTCGAACAGTTAGAAAAAGATGCGACACGCGAAACATCAGACCGTGACTTTGGTAATGACATCATTCCATCAATCATTGAAGGTAGTGACGTATTTGCATTCCCATTCAGCGACCCTGATAGCGACAAACAACCGTACTGGCGCGATGTAGGTACACTGGATTCATTCTGGGAAGCGAACATGGAACTGGTTACACCAGAACCACAGCTTGACCTTTATGATTCAAGCTGGCCGATTTGGACGTACCAAGAGCAACTACCACCAGCAAAATTCGTATTTGATGACGATGAACGTCGCGGTATGGCTGTTGACTCAACGGTATCTGGTGGTTGTATTATTTCTGGTTCAACAATCCGTAAATCACTGCTGTTCTCTAATGTGCACGTTCATTCGTACTCAACGATTGAAGAATCGGTTATTTTACCGGGTGCCGATATTGGTGAAAGCTGTCAATTACGCCGCACTATCGTTGACAGTAAATGCGTATTACCTGCTGGTTTAATCGTTGGTCATGATAAAGAGCAAGATATTGCTAATGGCTTCCGAGTATCACCAAAAGGCATCACACTAGTCACTGCTGATATGCTGAAATTAATGGCTGCGAAACAAGCTAAAACCGCATTAGAGAAAAACGCTGAGCAAGCGATAGAAAAAGATGTAGCACTGGTTTAA
- a CDS encoding glycogen/starch/alpha-glucan phosphorylase, with the protein MSLKKQKSKANKVCKLETKNGPVVNASTLPEDLKRHFHYTLGRDEVGDSPQYLYHALALTVRDRLMEKSRATKKLQQAQPTRRAAYLSLEFLMGRALGNAVLNLDLEDSVRKGLNQYSSELETIADSEHDAGLGNGGLGRLAACFLDSCASLALPVTGYGIRYEYGMFNQSIESGHQIEHPDNWLRDGHPWEVAAPEHNRRVKFFGHVETYQDKEGHTHRQWVATEDVLAVPYDVPVPGYQNDIVNTLRLWKSAATDEFDLGEFNAGSYTEAVARKNLAEQITMVLYPNDASENGKELRLRQQYFLTSASLQDIIAEWVKVHGNDFTDFAQYHVFQLNDTHPSVAVAELMRLLLDEHDLDWDAAWQITTSTMAYTNHTLLPEALEKWSVRLFSHLLPRVLEIIFEINARFLTEVACQWPGDVDKQRALSIIEEGDDPQVRMAYLAIVGSFSVNGVAALHTQLLSEGLFNDFYQLTPNKFNNKTNGVTPRRWLAHCNPKLSQLISDKIGNNWTRDLSEISKLRRYYDNEKFHAQWQDVKQQNKQQLADLVKVACDVEFDTNMMFDVQVKRMHEYKRQLLNILHVIHLYDRIRRGDTEGMTPRCVLIGGKAAPGYFIAKLTIKLINNVAATINADPLAQPWLRVAFLPNYNVTAMETICAATDLSEQISTAGKEASGTGNMKFMMNGAATIGTLDGANIEIRDAVGADNFFLFGARSEQIATIREHYNPTQIIANDNNLNNVMALLNSNHFNLFEHGLFQPLIDSILNEHDQWLVAHDFADYCKAQQAAALVYQDKEAWTRLSILNTAASGSFSSDRTINEYNNDIWALTPLSV; encoded by the coding sequence ATGTCATTAAAGAAACAAAAATCTAAAGCAAACAAAGTTTGTAAGTTAGAGACAAAAAATGGGCCAGTGGTGAATGCCAGCACTTTGCCTGAAGATTTAAAACGTCATTTCCATTACACCCTAGGACGTGATGAAGTTGGTGATTCACCGCAATATTTATATCATGCGCTGGCATTAACAGTCCGTGATCGCCTGATGGAAAAATCACGCGCGACCAAAAAACTGCAGCAAGCACAACCTACTCGTCGTGCAGCTTACCTATCATTAGAATTTTTGATGGGCCGTGCATTAGGTAACGCAGTACTAAATCTTGATTTAGAAGACAGCGTACGCAAGGGGCTTAACCAATACAGCAGCGAATTAGAAACCATTGCTGATTCTGAGCACGATGCAGGCCTAGGTAACGGTGGTCTAGGTCGTCTAGCGGCTTGTTTTCTTGATAGTTGCGCAAGCTTAGCTTTACCTGTTACTGGTTATGGCATCCGTTATGAATACGGTATGTTTAACCAAAGCATTGAAAGTGGTCATCAAATAGAGCATCCAGACAACTGGTTACGTGATGGTCACCCTTGGGAAGTCGCAGCACCAGAACATAACCGTCGCGTTAAATTCTTTGGTCATGTAGAAACTTATCAAGACAAAGAAGGCCACACGCATCGCCAATGGGTTGCGACAGAAGACGTACTAGCTGTACCTTATGATGTGCCAGTTCCGGGTTATCAAAACGATATCGTTAATACGCTACGTTTATGGAAATCAGCAGCTACAGATGAATTTGACCTAGGTGAATTCAACGCTGGTAGTTATACCGAAGCCGTTGCCCGTAAAAACTTAGCTGAACAAATCACCATGGTATTGTATCCAAACGATGCCAGTGAAAACGGTAAAGAACTGCGTTTACGCCAGCAATATTTCCTGACTTCAGCTAGCTTACAAGACATTATTGCTGAATGGGTAAAAGTCCACGGCAATGACTTTACTGATTTTGCTCAGTACCACGTATTCCAACTTAACGATACGCACCCAAGTGTGGCCGTTGCTGAGTTAATGCGTCTATTACTGGATGAGCACGATTTAGATTGGGACGCTGCATGGCAGATCACCACATCTACGATGGCTTATACCAACCATACATTATTGCCTGAAGCATTAGAAAAATGGTCTGTGCGTTTATTCTCACACCTATTACCGCGTGTACTGGAAATCATTTTTGAAATCAACGCACGCTTCTTAACAGAAGTAGCTTGCCAATGGCCTGGTGATGTTGACAAGCAACGTGCATTGTCAATTATCGAAGAAGGCGATGACCCACAAGTACGCATGGCTTACCTTGCAATCGTGGGTAGCTTCTCGGTAAACGGCGTTGCAGCCTTGCATACCCAACTACTGAGCGAAGGCTTGTTTAACGACTTCTATCAGTTGACACCAAACAAATTTAACAACAAAACCAATGGTGTTACCCCACGCCGCTGGTTAGCGCATTGTAATCCTAAATTAAGCCAGTTGATTAGCGACAAGATCGGTAACAATTGGACCCGTGATTTAAGCGAAATCAGTAAGCTACGTCGTTACTACGACAACGAAAAATTCCATGCCCAATGGCAAGACGTTAAACAGCAGAACAAGCAACAACTTGCTGATTTAGTCAAAGTAGCCTGCGATGTTGAATTCGATACCAACATGATGTTTGACGTACAAGTTAAACGTATGCACGAATACAAACGTCAACTACTTAACATCTTGCATGTTATCCATCTTTATGACCGCATTCGTCGTGGTGATACCGAAGGTATGACGCCACGCTGTGTATTAATTGGTGGTAAAGCTGCACCAGGTTACTTCATTGCTAAATTAACGATCAAATTAATCAACAATGTCGCAGCAACCATCAACGCCGATCCGCTAGCACAACCTTGGTTACGTGTTGCCTTCTTACCAAACTACAACGTTACCGCGATGGAAACGATTTGTGCGGCAACCGACTTGTCAGAACAGATCTCGACGGCTGGTAAAGAAGCCTCTGGTACCGGCAACATGAAATTCATGATGAACGGCGCAGCCACTATCGGAACGTTAGATGGCGCTAACATTGAAATTCGTGATGCGGTTGGTGCAGATAACTTCTTCTTATTTGGTGCGCGCAGCGAGCAAATAGCCACTATTCGCGAGCACTACAACCCAACACAGATTATTGCCAACGATAATAACTTAAATAACGTAATGGCATTACTCAACAGTAATCATTTCAACTTATTTGAGCATGGTTTATTCCAACCGCTAATCGACTCGATTTTAAATGAACATGACCAATGGTTAGTGGCGCATGATTTCGCCGATTATTGTAAAGCACAACAGGCTGCTGCACTTGTTTATCAAGACAAAGAAGCTTGGACACGATTAAGTATTTTAAATACGGCAGCAAGTGGTTCGTTCTCAAGTGACCGCACCATTAATGAATACAACAACGACATCTGGGCCCTCACACCATTGAGTGTGTAA
- the glgB gene encoding 1,4-alpha-glucan branching protein GlgB yields MSNISTAPTILSTVTTASSTVKIEPNAEARFNNEINALNQGRFYDPFAFLGPHKITKNEYELKVFIPGAQHVYYQDKNQQLRYQRVGNSDLFILNLSAKQYNANYQLTIAYPFSTVTEQDPYKFSSTLDQKAVYLFNEGTLEQAQRHLGAHWTITDNVEGVRFTVWAPNAQSVCVIGNFNHWNSTRHPMRKHLGAGIWEIFIADIADSDEDNNYKFSIITDTGERLEKADPFASSMQLRPQTASCVPTKTTSATWQQSPAKAWVQRAERNAINAPISIYEIHAGSWKRDENNQFLSYKALSEQLVPYVKELGFTHIQLMPISEFPFDGSWGYQPVGLFAPTSRFGSLADFQFFVDACHAANLGLLIDWVPGHFPADDHGLAQFDGSHLFEHADKRQGFHPDWNTHIFNYDRAEVQSFLISNALAWFDNFAIDGLRVDAVASMLYLDYSREEGEWIPNEHGGRENLGAIELLKQVNQRCYKNHPGIMMVAEESTAWPGVTNFVDHGGLGFGYKWNMGWMNDSLEYMSCDPLYRQHHHHEMTFSLAYAFSENFILPLSHDEVVHGKGSLLNKMPGDDWQKFANLRAYYGFMWAHPGKKLLFMGCEFGQREEWNHDQSLDWHLLDQSPHQGVQDLIKALNNNYCHQTALFELDTDHQGFDWIDASNAEQSVFSFLRYSKAKKQHVAVVSNMTPACQSHYRIGVPSLAEYEVLVNTDDSQFGGSGFATQTSYTAENIEWQGFEQSICIALPPLSTVYLAPKTNRVL; encoded by the coding sequence ATGAGTAACATTTCGACTGCACCTACAATATTGAGTACTGTCACTACGGCCTCGAGCACTGTAAAAATAGAACCTAACGCAGAGGCACGCTTTAATAATGAAATAAACGCGCTTAATCAAGGTCGGTTTTATGACCCATTTGCTTTTTTAGGACCACATAAAATAACTAAAAATGAATACGAATTAAAAGTATTCATTCCCGGCGCTCAGCACGTTTATTATCAAGACAAAAACCAGCAGTTACGTTATCAACGTGTCGGTAACAGCGATCTGTTTATACTTAACCTATCTGCTAAACAATATAATGCTAATTATCAATTAACCATCGCCTACCCGTTTTCAACGGTGACAGAACAAGACCCGTATAAGTTCTCATCCACCCTAGATCAAAAAGCGGTTTACCTGTTTAACGAAGGCACATTAGAGCAAGCGCAACGTCATTTAGGCGCACATTGGACAATCACCGATAATGTGGAAGGCGTACGCTTTACTGTTTGGGCACCCAATGCACAATCTGTCTGTGTGATAGGTAATTTCAACCACTGGAATAGCACCCGTCACCCAATGCGTAAGCATCTAGGCGCTGGCATCTGGGAAATATTTATCGCTGATATCGCCGACTCAGATGAAGATAACAATTACAAATTTAGTATTATCACCGACACCGGTGAACGTTTAGAAAAAGCCGACCCTTTTGCTTCGTCAATGCAATTACGTCCGCAAACAGCATCATGCGTACCCACTAAAACGACGTCTGCGACCTGGCAGCAATCTCCAGCAAAAGCCTGGGTACAACGCGCTGAACGCAATGCTATAAACGCCCCCATTAGTATCTATGAAATCCATGCGGGTTCGTGGAAGCGTGACGAAAACAATCAATTTTTAAGCTACAAAGCATTATCAGAACAGCTTGTACCTTATGTTAAAGAACTCGGATTTACCCACATTCAGTTAATGCCAATCAGTGAGTTCCCGTTTGACGGTTCTTGGGGGTATCAACCTGTGGGTTTGTTTGCGCCAACCAGCCGCTTCGGTAGCTTAGCTGACTTCCAATTTTTTGTTGATGCCTGTCATGCCGCTAACCTTGGTTTATTAATCGATTGGGTGCCGGGACACTTCCCTGCTGATGATCATGGCTTGGCTCAGTTTGATGGTTCACACCTATTTGAACATGCGGATAAACGTCAAGGTTTCCATCCAGATTGGAACACCCACATCTTCAATTATGATCGTGCAGAAGTACAAAGCTTCTTAATTTCCAATGCCCTTGCTTGGTTTGATAACTTTGCCATTGATGGTCTTCGTGTGGATGCTGTTGCTTCTATGCTGTATCTCGATTACAGCCGTGAAGAAGGTGAATGGATCCCGAATGAACACGGTGGTCGTGAGAACCTCGGTGCCATTGAATTATTAAAACAAGTGAATCAGCGTTGTTATAAAAATCACCCTGGCATCATGATGGTTGCCGAAGAATCAACAGCTTGGCCTGGTGTGACTAACTTTGTCGACCACGGTGGCCTTGGTTTTGGTTACAAATGGAACATGGGTTGGATGAATGACAGCTTAGAATACATGAGCTGTGATCCACTCTACCGTCAGCATCACCACCATGAAATGACGTTCTCACTGGCTTATGCCTTTAGCGAAAACTTTATCTTACCGCTAAGCCACGACGAAGTGGTGCACGGTAAAGGCTCACTGCTTAACAAGATGCCTGGCGATGATTGGCAGAAATTTGCTAATTTACGCGCTTATTACGGTTTCATGTGGGCGCACCCAGGTAAGAAATTATTGTTTATGGGTTGTGAGTTTGGCCAACGTGAAGAATGGAATCACGACCAATCTTTAGACTGGCATTTACTTGATCAATCACCGCACCAGGGTGTGCAAGATCTCATAAAAGCATTAAATAACAATTACTGTCATCAAACTGCCTTGTTTGAGTTAGACACTGATCACCAGGGCTTTGATTGGATTGATGCAAGCAACGCTGAACAGTCAGTATTTAGTTTCTTACGTTACAGCAAAGCCAAAAAACAGCATGTTGCCGTAGTATCGAATATGACACCGGCGTGCCAATCACACTATCGCATCGGTGTGCCGAGTCTTGCTGAATATGAAGTGTTGGTTAATACCGATGATAGCCAATTTGGCGGTAGCGGTTTTGCAACGCAGACAAGCTACACAGCTGAGAATATTGAATGGCAAGGCTTTGAGCAAAGTATTTGTATCGCACTACCACCGCTATCAACTGTATACCTAGCGCCAAAAACGAATCGTGTGCTCTAG
- a CDS encoding isoamylase early set domain-containing protein — MLKKRFFKTKAEADVTFEFACDANPTLMSGDTVELFADFNQWQALPMKFIKKDKVFRTKVRLPENKQFHFRYLINSNEWQNDHNADLYLPNDYGTENSVVSTLRTV; from the coding sequence ATGTTAAAAAAGCGTTTTTTTAAGACAAAAGCTGAAGCTGATGTCACCTTTGAATTCGCCTGTGATGCCAACCCAACATTAATGAGTGGCGATACGGTCGAGTTATTCGCCGACTTTAATCAATGGCAAGCATTACCAATGAAGTTCATCAAAAAAGACAAAGTCTTCCGCACCAAGGTTCGCTTACCGGAAAATAAACAATTTCACTTTCGTTACTTAATTAACAGTAATGAATGGCAAAACGATCATAACGCCGATTTATATTTACCTAATGATTACGGTACTGAAAATAGCGTTGTATCAACGTTACGTACCGTATAA